One genomic segment of Streptococcus salivarius includes these proteins:
- a CDS encoding lysophospholipid acyltransferase family protein → MFYAYLRGLVVFLLWIINGNAHYHNRDKLLNKDENYILVAPHRTWWDPVYMAFSARPKQFIFMAKKELFKSRIFGWWIRMCGAFPIDRENPGQEAIKYPVNMLKKSNRSLIMFPSGSRHSSDVKGGVAVIAKMAKVKIMPVVYQGPRELKGLLTGERVDMNYGNPIDISDLKRLNDENIQEVARRIQSEFARLDEEALSYQTGKKPNPFTYIYRVPLGLVAIIAVLLTMAFSYVASFVWNPEKHRAKETQK, encoded by the coding sequence GTGTTTTACGCTTATTTACGTGGGCTTGTTGTCTTCCTTCTATGGATTATCAATGGTAATGCCCATTATCACAATCGCGATAAATTATTGAACAAGGATGAAAACTATATCTTGGTTGCTCCGCACCGAACTTGGTGGGACCCTGTTTATATGGCTTTTTCAGCCCGTCCTAAGCAGTTTATTTTCATGGCTAAGAAAGAACTCTTTAAGAGCCGTATCTTTGGTTGGTGGATCCGCATGTGTGGTGCCTTTCCAATTGACCGTGAAAATCCTGGTCAAGAAGCTATCAAGTACCCTGTTAACATGCTTAAGAAGAGTAATCGTAGTTTGATTATGTTCCCAAGTGGTAGCCGTCATTCTTCTGATGTTAAGGGTGGGGTTGCGGTTATCGCTAAAATGGCCAAGGTTAAGATTATGCCAGTTGTCTATCAAGGCCCTCGTGAGCTCAAGGGTCTCTTAACGGGTGAACGTGTGGATATGAACTATGGTAATCCTATTGATATTTCAGATTTGAAGCGTTTGAATGACGAAAATATTCAAGAGGTTGCTCGTCGTATCCAGTCTGAATTTGCTCGTCTCGATGAAGAAGCTTTGAGCTATCAAACAGGCAAGAAACCAAACCCATTCACTTATATTTACCGTGTACCTCTCGGTCTTGTGGCTATTATTGCAGTGCTTTTGACCATGGCTTTCTCATATGTAGCTAGCTTTGTTTGGAACCCTGAAAAACACCGTGCCAAAGAAACGCAGAAATAA
- a CDS encoding polysaccharide deacetylase family protein, protein MIKSIKITGENRKALNICLIIANLAVLAILGFVLFQRHNTKSEQVAKAEKTEQVANSASSASEKPKEEDKTQLKKGSNHSIAASDYAYDVTAVNNTIRGKSQDIDDKVVFLTFDDGIDPTLTPQVMSILKEYGVHATFFHIGYTITQENADILKRQITEGHAIANHSLSHNFNLLYPGRVPNQSQIVSEVNQTMANFQAILGKDFKTRIFRYPGGHMSWQGLESTDQALAKEGVQWIDWNMLCGDAEPASVRPTTSESMMAYLDGSQKYFPESHVKVVLMHDTAGKELTVQTLPQIIEYFKDQGYTFGVLE, encoded by the coding sequence ATGATAAAAAGTATTAAGATTACAGGGGAAAATCGAAAGGCACTTAATATTTGCCTCATTATTGCAAACTTGGCTGTTTTGGCTATCCTAGGCTTTGTCCTATTCCAACGCCATAACACGAAATCTGAACAAGTAGCCAAGGCTGAAAAGACTGAACAAGTCGCTAATAGCGCAAGTTCAGCTTCAGAAAAACCTAAGGAAGAAGATAAAACACAACTCAAGAAAGGTAGTAACCACAGCATTGCAGCTTCTGACTATGCTTACGATGTTACTGCTGTGAATAATACTATTCGAGGCAAGTCTCAGGATATCGACGACAAGGTAGTCTTTTTAACGTTTGACGATGGGATTGATCCAACACTGACCCCACAAGTCATGAGTATTTTGAAAGAATATGGTGTTCATGCCACATTCTTCCACATTGGTTACACCATTACACAAGAAAATGCGGACATCCTCAAACGCCAAATTACAGAAGGACATGCGATTGCCAACCATAGCCTCAGCCATAACTTTAATCTCCTTTATCCAGGACGTGTTCCTAATCAAAGTCAGATTGTTTCTGAGGTTAACCAAACCATGGCTAATTTCCAAGCCATCCTAGGTAAAGACTTCAAGACAAGAATCTTCCGTTATCCTGGTGGTCATATGTCATGGCAAGGTCTAGAAAGTACTGACCAAGCTCTCGCCAAGGAAGGTGTCCAGTGGATTGATTGGAACATGCTTTGTGGTGATGCAGAACCAGCCTCTGTTCGCCCAACGACATCTGAAAGCATGATGGCCTACTTGGATGGTTCACAAAAATATTTCCCTGAGAGTCATGTTAAGGTTGTCCTTATGCACGACACTGCTGGTAAGGAACTCACAGTTCAGACCCTTCCACAAATCATCGAATACTTCAAAGATCAAGGCTACACCTTTGGTGTCCTGGAGTAA
- a CDS encoding tRNA1(Val) (adenine(37)-N6)-methyltransferase encodes MTNPILKDGERIDQLFSTDVKIIQNKEVFSYSIDSVLLSRFPKIPKKGLIVDLCSGNGAVGLFASTRTEAPITLVELQERLADMAKRSVTLNQLEDQVTVVNDDLKNLLDHAPRSQVDLILCNPPYFKATETSKKNLSEHYLLARHEITTNLEEICQVARHALKSNGRIAMVHRPDRFLDIIDTMRQYNLAPKRIQFIYPKMGREANMLLIEAIKDGSTDGLKILPPLFVHKENGDYTDEIFEIYFGKKTEGES; translated from the coding sequence ATGACAAATCCAATTTTAAAAGATGGAGAACGCATTGACCAACTCTTCTCCACAGATGTAAAAATCATTCAAAATAAGGAGGTTTTCAGCTATTCTATCGACAGTGTCCTCCTCTCGCGATTCCCAAAAATTCCAAAGAAGGGGTTAATCGTCGACCTCTGTTCGGGAAATGGTGCCGTTGGCCTCTTTGCTAGTACACGCACTGAGGCACCAATTACCTTGGTTGAGCTACAAGAACGTCTGGCTGACATGGCCAAACGTTCCGTCACTCTCAACCAACTAGAGGACCAGGTGACTGTGGTTAATGACGACCTGAAAAATTTGCTTGACCATGCTCCACGATCTCAGGTGGACCTTATTCTCTGTAACCCACCTTACTTTAAGGCGACAGAAACATCCAAGAAGAATCTGTCCGAGCACTACCTCTTGGCCCGTCACGAAATCACAACCAATCTAGAGGAAATTTGCCAGGTCGCTCGTCATGCCCTCAAATCTAACGGACGTATTGCCATGGTGCATCGTCCTGACCGCTTTTTGGATATCATCGATACTATGCGCCAGTATAATCTAGCGCCTAAACGCATCCAGTTTATTTATCCTAAGATGGGACGTGAGGCAAATATGCTCCTGATTGAAGCCATTAAAGACGGCTCGACAGATGGCTTGAAAATCCTTCCGCCTCTCTTTGTGCATAAGGAAAATGGCGACTATACCGACGAAATCTTTGAGATTTACTTTGGAAAAAAGACTGAGGGTGAGTCCTAG
- a CDS encoding GIY-YIG nuclease family protein, with product MTEKDNKAYMYVVECADGTLYTGYTTDVERRLKTHNAGKGAKYTRARLPVKLLYSEVFDSKPEAMSAEALFKRKSREKKLAYIKEHTEK from the coding sequence ATGACAGAAAAGGATAACAAGGCCTACATGTATGTGGTTGAGTGTGCCGATGGCACCCTCTATACAGGCTATACCACAGACGTCGAACGCCGCCTCAAAACCCATAATGCAGGCAAAGGCGCCAAGTATACCAGAGCCCGCCTACCAGTTAAACTCCTCTATTCAGAAGTCTTTGACAGCAAGCCTGAAGCCATGAGCGCCGAAGCACTCTTTAAGAGAAAAAGCCGAGAGAAAAAACTAGCCTATATCAAAGAACACACGGAAAAATAA
- a CDS encoding IS110 family transposase codes for MIPGVSETCAATILAEIGPDVKAFQSDAHLASWAGLCPGSYESAGIKKSSHITQGNRYIKQALTMSGLIAAHSKDNAFSSFYSKISQRGSKMKAVIDCAHKLLRIIYKILATHQEYDKEKVLGLRQQF; via the coding sequence ATGATTCCTGGTGTGAGTGAAACTTGTGCAGCCACTATTTTAGCTGAGATTGGACCAGATGTGAAGGCTTTTCAATCGGACGCACACTTAGCTTCTTGGGCTGGGCTCTGCCCAGGATCTTATGAAAGTGCTGGCATTAAAAAATCCTCACATATCACGCAAGGAAATCGATATATCAAACAGGCTTTGACCATGTCGGGATTGATTGCGGCTCACTCTAAAGACAATGCGTTTTCATCTTTTTATAGCAAAATTTCCCAAAGAGGAAGTAAGATGAAAGCCGTCATTGATTGCGCACATAAGCTACTTCGTATCATTTACAAAATTCTCGCAACACACCAAGAATACGACAAAGAAAAAGTGCTAGGACTGAGGCAACAGTTCTAA
- a CDS encoding IS110 family transposase, giving the protein MEVMIETCCGIDVHQKSIVCCILDGPLESNKPKKIQKKFGTTTIALQNALDWLLENHVTHVFFESTGQYWVPLFNIFSDSELNLILANPQHIKNVPGRKTDMKDAEWIAQLGRCGLIEPSYIPSPEVMQLRLLTRRLRSYKQRQTQIKNEIHNLLQRANIKLTSYLSDIFSKTGQSLLTLFINGELIDYDNVTACIHKHVKASPEELMEAMNGKLSLEDRFLLEQSLEEYQLYQKLMNKLRSEIIAYIEKEFP; this is encoded by the coding sequence ATGGAAGTTATGATTGAAACTTGTTGTGGAATTGATGTCCACCAAAAGTCTATCGTTTGTTGTATTCTAGATGGTCCACTAGAAAGCAATAAACCTAAAAAGATTCAGAAAAAATTTGGTACAACAACTATAGCTCTCCAAAACGCCTTAGATTGGTTATTGGAAAATCACGTCACACATGTCTTTTTTGAAAGCACTGGCCAATATTGGGTACCACTCTTTAATATATTCTCAGACTCAGAACTCAATTTGATATTAGCTAACCCCCAACATATTAAGAATGTGCCTGGTCGAAAAACAGACATGAAAGATGCCGAATGGATTGCACAGCTCGGACGTTGTGGACTTATTGAGCCATCTTACATTCCAAGCCCTGAAGTGATGCAGTTACGTTTACTCACTCGTAGGTTACGTTCTTACAAACAACGTCAAACTCAAATAAAGAATGAGATTCATAACCTCTTACAACGTGCTAATATCAAACTAACCAGCTATCTTTCTGATATCTTCTCTAAGACAGGACAGTCTCTTTTAACGCTCTTTATCAATGGGGAACTCATTGATTATGACAATGTGACAGCTTGTATTCACAAGCATGTCAAAGCAAGTCCCGAAGAATTAATGGAGGCCATGAATGGGAAGTTGTCACTGGAGGATCGATTTCTCTTGGAGCAAAGCCTAGAAGAATATCAATTGTATCAAAAACTCATGAATAAATTAAGGAGTGAAATAATAGCTTATATCGAAAAGGAGTTTCCCTGA
- a CDS encoding DEAD/DEAH box helicase: MKFTDLNLSEDIQSAVVAAGFEKPSPIQELTIPLALEGKDVIGQAQTGTGKTAAFGLPTLDKIRTEENTIQALVIAPTRELAVQSQEELFRFGRDKGVKVRSVYGGSSIEKQIKALRSGAHIVVGTPGRLLDLIKRKALKLNNIETLILDEADEMLNMGFLEDIEAIISRVPEERQTLLFSATMPDAIKRIGVQFMKDPEHVKIKAKELTNVNVDQYFIRVKEQEKFDTMTRLMDVDQPELSIVFGRTKRRVDELTRGLKLRGFRAEGIHGDLDQNKRLRVIRDFKNDQIDILVATDVAARGLDISGVTHVYNYDIPQDPESYVHRIGRTGRAGQSGQSITFVAPNEMGYLGIIENLTKKRMKGLKPPTAQEAFQAKKKVALKKIERDFADEAIRSNFDKFKGDAVKLAQEFTPEELALYILSLTVQDPETMPEVEIAREKPLPFKPSGGGFGGKGGKGGRGNRGRDNNRRGGYRGDRNRDDRDGGRRDFKRKSKKNSRDFENRGNKRPHRTSSEKKNGFVIRNKGDK, from the coding sequence TTGAAATTTACAGATTTAAACCTATCAGAAGACATCCAATCAGCTGTTGTAGCTGCCGGTTTTGAAAAACCATCACCTATCCAAGAGTTGACAATTCCACTCGCTCTTGAAGGTAAGGATGTTATCGGTCAGGCCCAAACTGGTACTGGTAAAACAGCTGCCTTTGGTTTGCCTACCCTAGATAAAATTCGTACAGAAGAAAATACAATCCAAGCCCTTGTTATTGCCCCAACACGTGAGTTGGCAGTGCAATCTCAAGAAGAGCTTTTCCGTTTTGGTCGTGACAAAGGCGTTAAAGTTCGCTCAGTCTACGGTGGTTCTAGCATTGAAAAACAAATCAAGGCCCTCCGTTCAGGTGCTCACATCGTTGTAGGAACACCAGGTCGTCTCCTTGACCTTATCAAACGTAAGGCTCTTAAACTCAATAACATCGAGACTTTGATTTTGGATGAAGCGGATGAAATGCTTAACATGGGCTTCCTTGAAGATATTGAAGCTATCATTAGCCGAGTACCAGAAGAACGTCAAACTCTCCTTTTCTCAGCAACTATGCCTGATGCCATCAAACGTATTGGTGTGCAGTTCATGAAGGACCCTGAGCATGTGAAAATCAAGGCTAAAGAATTGACCAATGTTAACGTTGACCAATACTTTATCCGAGTGAAGGAACAAGAGAAGTTTGATACCATGACTCGCCTTATGGACGTTGACCAACCAGAATTGTCAATTGTCTTTGGTCGTACCAAACGTCGTGTGGATGAGTTGACACGTGGTTTGAAACTTCGTGGTTTCCGTGCAGAAGGTATCCACGGTGACCTTGACCAAAACAAGCGTCTTCGTGTTATCCGTGACTTCAAGAACGACCAAATCGATATCTTGGTTGCGACAGACGTTGCGGCGCGTGGTCTTGACATTTCGGGTGTCACTCACGTTTACAACTACGATATTCCACAAGATCCAGAAAGCTACGTTCACCGTATTGGACGTACAGGACGTGCAGGCCAATCAGGTCAATCTATTACTTTCGTAGCACCAAATGAAATGGGTTACTTGGGAATTATCGAAAACTTGACTAAGAAACGCATGAAAGGTCTTAAGCCACCAACAGCTCAAGAAGCCTTCCAAGCTAAGAAGAAAGTTGCTCTTAAGAAAATTGAACGCGACTTTGCGGATGAAGCTATCCGTTCTAACTTTGACAAGTTCAAGGGTGATGCGGTTAAATTGGCTCAAGAATTCACTCCTGAAGAATTGGCACTTTACATCTTGAGCTTGACCGTTCAAGACCCAGAGACAATGCCAGAAGTGGAAATTGCCCGTGAAAAACCATTGCCATTCAAACCATCAGGTGGTGGCTTTGGTGGTAAAGGCGGCAAAGGTGGCCGTGGCAACCGTGGTCGCGATAACAACCGTCGTGGTGGATACCGTGGCGACCGTAACCGCGATGACCGAGACGGTGGTCGTCGTGACTTCAAACGCAAGTCTAAGAAGAATAGCCGTGACTTCGAAAACCGTGGCAACAAACGCCCACACCGTACCTCAAGCGAAAAGAAAAACGGCTTTGTTATCCGTAACAAGGGTGATAAATAA
- a CDS encoding magnesium transporter CorA family protein yields MFIEKELGYKRHWINIDSDIISEQSYLYTKYDIDQETIEYALDKNERAHMDYNRENGTITFIYNVLALEKDKEYYETIPLTFIVQDTRLVTISNEDNAYVISKMQDYVDNHEDLSIYKLLFAGLEMISNAYYPVIERLDQQKDEVSRRLRQTTTSKNLYDLSDLETGMVYLVAAATQNRLLLEHIKGHAIYRRLNEVEKEQFDDAMIEARQLVAMTDLISKVLQQLSGSYNNILNNNLNNNLSNLTIIEVLLGVLAVITGFFGMNVPLPFMTVSPAWIFIIIGSAILCLVLARYLRWLVHK; encoded by the coding sequence ATGTTTATTGAAAAAGAACTGGGTTATAAGCGTCACTGGATTAATATTGACTCAGATATTATTTCTGAGCAATCCTACCTTTATACCAAGTATGATATTGATCAGGAAACCATAGAGTATGCCTTGGATAAAAATGAACGAGCCCACATGGACTACAACCGTGAGAATGGAACAATCACCTTTATCTATAATGTTCTGGCTCTTGAGAAGGACAAGGAATACTATGAAACCATTCCTCTGACCTTTATTGTACAAGATACGCGTTTGGTGACCATTAGTAATGAGGATAATGCTTATGTGATCAGCAAAATGCAAGACTATGTGGATAACCATGAAGATTTATCTATTTATAAATTGCTTTTTGCAGGACTTGAGATGATTTCAAATGCCTACTATCCCGTCATTGAACGTTTGGATCAGCAAAAAGATGAGGTTAGTCGACGTCTAAGGCAGACTACGACAAGTAAGAATCTTTACGACCTTTCAGATTTGGAAACAGGCATGGTCTATTTGGTGGCTGCCGCTACACAAAACCGTCTCCTTTTGGAGCACATCAAGGGGCACGCCATTTATCGTCGTCTCAACGAGGTTGAAAAAGAACAGTTTGATGATGCCATGATTGAAGCCAGACAGTTAGTAGCCATGACGGACCTCATTTCTAAGGTCTTACAGCAATTATCAGGTTCTTATAATAATATCCTAAACAACAACCTGAACAACAACTTGAGTAATTTGACTATTATTGAGGTGCTCTTGGGAGTGCTTGCCGTCATTACCGGTTTCTTTGGGATGAATGTTCCTCTACCTTTTATGACTGTCAGTCCAGCCTGGATTTTCATCATTATCGGTAGTGCGATTCTTTGTTTGGTCTTGGCCCGCTACTTGCGTTGGTTGGTCCATAAATAA